A stretch of the Pseudomonas helvetica genome encodes the following:
- a CDS encoding mannuronate-specific alginate lyase, producing MRNQKLKTLLAPTLLSLAMFAGATHAAAPLRPPQGYFAPVDKFKNGDSSEGCDAMPTPYTGALQFRSKYEGSDKARSTLNVASEKAFRDTTADITTLERGTSKRVMQFMRDGRPEQLECTLNWLTAWAKADALMSRDFNHTGKSMRKWALGSMASAYIRLKFSDSHPLATHQQEAQVIEAWFSKMADQVVSDWDNLPLEQTNNHSYWAAWSVMATSVATNRHDLFDWAVKEYKVGANQVDAQGFLPNELKRQQRALAYHNYALPPLAMIASFAQANGVDLRQENNGALKRLGDRVLAGVKDPQTFEQKNGKEQDMTDLKVDSKFAWLEPFCTLYTCPTDVLERKHAMQPFKSFRLGGDLTKVYDPSHEKGNKGS from the coding sequence ATGCGAAATCAGAAACTGAAAACCCTGCTTGCACCTACGCTCTTGAGCCTGGCGATGTTCGCCGGGGCGACCCACGCAGCCGCGCCACTGCGTCCGCCGCAGGGCTATTTTGCGCCTGTGGATAAATTCAAGAACGGCGACAGCAGCGAAGGCTGCGATGCGATGCCGACGCCGTACACCGGCGCCCTGCAATTTCGCAGCAAATACGAAGGCTCCGACAAGGCACGTTCGACCCTCAACGTCGCGTCGGAAAAAGCCTTCCGCGACACCACCGCCGACATCACCACACTCGAACGCGGCACCAGCAAACGGGTGATGCAGTTCATGCGCGACGGTCGTCCGGAACAGCTGGAATGCACGCTCAACTGGCTTACCGCCTGGGCCAAGGCCGATGCGTTGATGTCCAGGGACTTCAACCACACCGGCAAGTCGATGCGCAAATGGGCGCTGGGCAGCATGGCTTCGGCCTACATCCGCCTGAAGTTCTCCGACTCTCATCCGCTGGCAACGCATCAGCAGGAAGCCCAAGTGATCGAGGCGTGGTTCAGCAAGATGGCCGATCAGGTGGTCAGCGACTGGGACAACCTGCCGCTCGAACAAACCAACAACCACTCGTACTGGGCCGCCTGGTCGGTGATGGCAACGTCGGTCGCGACCAACCGCCACGACCTGTTCGACTGGGCCGTGAAGGAATACAAGGTCGGCGCCAATCAGGTCGACGCCCAGGGTTTCCTGCCCAACGAACTCAAGCGTCAGCAACGGGCCCTGGCCTATCACAACTACGCCCTGCCACCGCTGGCGATGATCGCCAGTTTCGCTCAGGCCAACGGTGTGGACTTGCGCCAGGAAAACAACGGCGCACTGAAACGCCTCGGTGACCGGGTGCTCGCCGGGGTGAAAGACCCGCAAACGTTCGAGCAGAAGAACGGCAAGGAACAGGACATGACCGACCTCAAAGTCGACTCGAAATTCGCCTGGCTCGAACCCTTCTGCACGCTCTACACCTGCCCGACCGATGTGCTGGAACGCAAGCATGCGATGCAGCCGTTCAAGAGCTTTCGACTGGGTGGGGATTTGACCAAGGTCTACGACCCAAGCCATGAAAAGGGCAACAAAGGTTCATAA
- a CDS encoding alginate O-acetyltransferase, translated as MTRSLRLFYIALFLVTLMVLGLWSVRSFFGFSTNADATVLNGRWSKAVETHYDDHFPIKRLGTNLWALLDFKLFNEGRPGVVLGRDQWLYSDEEFNPVVNEELNLQGNYALVEGVRQTLKAKGVQLVMAIVPAKTRLYPEHLGEVKPARIHADLYKDFHARVAADKILAPDLLGPLQKAKQNGQQVFLRTDTHWTPEGAQIAAEQLAKTIADKSPLSGQPQRFVTEPAEQVSHKGDLRLFLPLDPLFENLMPAPEPLQKRNTHAVENQPAGDDALFANNEVPVALIGTSYSANPNWNFVGALKQALHSDVVNYAEDGHGPILPMLSYLNSDAFKNSPPQVLIWEFPERYLPVNNEIGDADPQWVAELKQAGARQQNVAINRKSETPDRAQN; from the coding sequence ATGACCCGCTCATTACGCCTGTTCTACATCGCCCTGTTCCTCGTGACTCTAATGGTCCTGGGCCTGTGGTCAGTGCGCAGCTTCTTTGGTTTCAGCACCAACGCCGATGCAACCGTGCTCAACGGCCGCTGGAGCAAAGCCGTGGAGACTCACTACGACGACCATTTCCCGATCAAACGCCTGGGCACCAACCTCTGGGCTCTACTTGATTTCAAACTGTTCAACGAAGGTCGTCCAGGCGTAGTGCTCGGTCGCGATCAGTGGTTGTACAGCGATGAAGAATTCAACCCGGTGGTCAATGAAGAGCTGAACCTGCAAGGCAACTACGCGCTGGTCGAAGGCGTGCGCCAAACCCTGAAAGCCAAAGGCGTGCAACTGGTGATGGCGATTGTCCCGGCCAAGACTCGCCTGTACCCGGAACACCTGGGTGAAGTGAAACCGGCGCGCATCCATGCCGACCTCTACAAGGATTTTCACGCCCGTGTCGCCGCCGACAAAATTCTCGCCCCCGACCTGCTCGGTCCGCTGCAGAAAGCCAAGCAGAATGGCCAGCAAGTGTTCCTGCGCACCGACACGCACTGGACGCCAGAGGGCGCGCAAATCGCCGCCGAACAACTGGCCAAAACCATCGCCGACAAATCCCCGCTCAGCGGCCAGCCGCAGCGCTTTGTCACCGAGCCGGCGGAGCAAGTCAGCCACAAGGGCGACCTGAGACTGTTCCTGCCGCTGGACCCGCTGTTCGAAAACCTGATGCCGGCGCCAGAGCCCCTGCAAAAGCGCAACACCCACGCGGTTGAGAACCAGCCTGCCGGTGACGATGCCTTGTTCGCCAACAACGAAGTGCCGGTGGCGCTGATCGGCACCAGCTACAGCGCCAACCCGAACTGGAACTTCGTCGGCGCGCTCAAGCAAGCGCTGCACAGCGACGTGGTCAATTACGCCGAAGACGGCCATGGCCCGATCCTGCCGATGCTCAGCTACCTGAACAGCGATGCCTTCAAGAACAGCCCGCCACAAGTGCTGATCTGGGAGTTTCCTGAACGTTATCTGCCTGTGAACAACGAAATCGGCGACGCCGACCCGCAGTGGGTCGCAGAGCTCAAACAAGCCGGTGCCCGCCAGCAAAACGTAGCAATTAACCGCAAATCCGAGACGCCCGACCGGGCGCAAAACTGA
- a CDS encoding MBOAT family protein, which yields MVFSSNVFLFLFLPIFLGLYYLSGQRYRNLLLLIASYVFYAWWRVDFLALFAGVTLWNYWIGLKVGAAGVRSKPAQRWLLLGVAVDLCILGYFKYANFGVDSINAIMSSMGLSPFILTHVLLPIGISFYIFESISYIIDVYRGDTPATRNLIDFAAFVAIFPHLIAGPVLRFRDLADQFNNRTHTLDKFSEGATRFMQGFIKKVFIADTLAVVADHCFALQNPTTGDAWLGALAYTAQLYFDFSGYSDMAIGLGLMMGFRFMENFKQPYISQSITEFWRRWHISLSTWLRDYLYITLGGNRKGTLITYRNLFLTMLLGGLWHGANITYIVWGAWHGMWLAIEKAIGLNTSPRSFNPIRWALTFLLVVMGWVIFRAENLHVAARMYGAMFSFSEWSLSELNRASLTGLQVATLAVAYATLAFFGLRDFYRNRPAARLDATANNPVNGDAQVLAASWVADWPRYAMRALVLLLFIASILKLSAQSFSPFLYFQF from the coding sequence ATGGTGTTTTCATCCAATGTGTTCCTGTTTTTGTTCTTGCCGATCTTTCTCGGCTTGTACTACTTGAGCGGGCAACGCTATCGCAACCTGCTGCTACTGATCGCCAGCTATGTGTTTTATGCCTGGTGGCGCGTGGACTTCCTGGCACTGTTCGCCGGCGTCACGCTGTGGAACTACTGGATCGGCCTGAAAGTCGGGGCGGCCGGCGTACGGAGCAAACCGGCGCAGCGCTGGCTGTTGCTCGGCGTGGCGGTGGACCTGTGCATCCTCGGCTATTTCAAGTACGCCAACTTCGGGGTCGACAGCATCAACGCGATCATGAGCTCCATGGGCCTGTCGCCGTTCATCCTGACCCACGTGCTGTTGCCGATCGGAATCTCGTTCTACATCTTCGAGTCCATCAGCTACATCATCGACGTCTACCGCGGCGATACCCCGGCGACCCGCAACCTGATCGACTTCGCGGCGTTCGTGGCGATCTTCCCGCACCTGATCGCCGGCCCGGTGTTGCGCTTTCGCGACCTGGCCGATCAGTTCAACAACCGCACTCACACCCTCGACAAATTCTCCGAGGGCGCGACGCGGTTCATGCAGGGTTTCATCAAGAAGGTGTTCATCGCCGACACCCTGGCGGTGGTCGCCGACCATTGCTTCGCCCTGCAAAACCCGACCACGGGCGATGCCTGGCTCGGCGCACTCGCCTACACCGCGCAGCTGTATTTCGACTTCTCCGGCTACAGCGACATGGCCATCGGCCTGGGCCTGATGATGGGTTTTCGCTTCATGGAAAACTTCAAGCAGCCGTACATCAGCCAGTCGATCACCGAGTTCTGGCGCCGCTGGCATATCAGCCTGTCGACCTGGCTGCGCGACTACCTCTACATCACCTTGGGCGGTAACCGCAAAGGCACACTGATCACCTACCGCAACCTGTTCCTGACCATGCTGCTCGGTGGCCTGTGGCACGGCGCGAATATCACCTACATCGTCTGGGGTGCGTGGCACGGCATGTGGCTGGCGATCGAAAAAGCCATCGGCCTGAACACCTCGCCACGCAGTTTCAACCCGATCCGCTGGGCGCTGACCTTCCTGCTGGTGGTGATGGGCTGGGTGATTTTCCGTGCGGAAAACCTGCACGTTGCCGCTCGCATGTACGGTGCAATGTTCAGCTTCAGCGAGTGGTCGCTGTCGGAACTCAACCGCGCCAGCCTCACCGGCCTGCAAGTCGCGACCCTGGCAGTGGCGTACGCCACGCTGGCGTTCTTCGGCCTGCGGGACTTCTACCGCAACCGGCCTGCGGCGCGGCTCGACGCCACGGCGAACAACCCTGTCAACGGTGACGCCCAGGTGTTGGCGGCCAGTTGGGTCGCGGACTGGCCGCGTTATGCCATGCGTGCGCTGGTGCTGCTGCTGTTCATCGCGTCAATCCTGAAACTCTCGGCGCAAAGCTTCTCGCCGTTCCTTTACTTCCAGTTCTGA
- a CDS encoding alginate O-acetyltransferase AlgF, producing the protein MTFTKTPRRLAKTFVLVAGMGLLSQAFAGGDAALYGPVAPKGSTFVRIYNASNAEVSASVGSTAISDVAPLGSSDFSFMPGGDYSAKVGNQSLPLRLAADHYYTLVNNASGQPQLIEEPPFKNKQKSLVRVQNLSDKALTLKTADGKTEVVQAVAAKSRGEREINPVKVSLALFEGDKKVSDVKPVALERGEAAVLYVTGNSSSLSPVWVKRPVSTR; encoded by the coding sequence ATGACTTTCACCAAAACTCCTCGTCGTCTCGCCAAGACCTTCGTCCTCGTAGCTGGTATGGGTCTGCTGTCCCAGGCCTTCGCTGGCGGCGACGCGGCGCTCTACGGCCCAGTCGCACCGAAAGGTTCGACCTTTGTGCGGATCTACAACGCCAGTAACGCCGAAGTCAGCGCCAGCGTCGGCAGCACCGCCATCAGCGATGTCGCGCCACTGGGCAGCAGTGACTTCAGCTTCATGCCCGGTGGCGACTACAGCGCCAAGGTCGGCAATCAGAGCCTGCCCCTGAGACTCGCCGCCGACCACTATTACACCCTGGTCAACAACGCCAGCGGCCAGCCGCAACTGATCGAAGAACCACCGTTCAAGAACAAGCAGAAATCCCTGGTCCGCGTGCAGAACCTCAGTGACAAGGCACTGACCCTCAAGACCGCCGACGGCAAGACCGAAGTGGTCCAGGCCGTCGCGGCCAAGAGCCGTGGCGAGCGTGAAATCAACCCGGTGAAAGTCAGCCTGGCGCTGTTCGAAGGCGACAAGAAAGTCAGCGACGTGAAGCCGGTCGCCCTGGAACGCGGTGAAGCGGCAGTGCTCTACGTCACTGGCAACAGCAGCAGCCTGTCGCCGGTCTGGGTAAAACGCCCGGTCTCGACGCGTTAA